TGGCCGGGTCGGCCGCGAGACGCACCCGGTGGGCGAGGGCCGAGAGCTCGTGTCCCACGGGACCCGGCGTCTGCCTCGCGACCGACAGGACGGCCTCGTGCGGCGACCGGCCCGCCGCGAGGACCGCCGCCACCAGGTCGAGCGCCAGCGGGGCGCCCCGGACGAGCAGGACCCTGTGCCGCGACTCGCGCGAGGACTCCCAGCGCCCCACGTGCCGGCGCACCAGGGGTGCGACCGCGACGCCGGCCAGGAGGCCGACGGCTCCGAAGAGGATCCAGCCGGCCACCGGGACGCAGGCCGCGACGAGCACGGCGCGGTCGAGCCGCCGCGGCGTGGCGTCACGACGGAGCCGTCGGCGGCGACGGCGCGCCGGACCGGGCCACACCAGCAGCAGCGCTCCCGCGACCAGCAGGCCCGCGGTCATCCGCCGGCCTCGAGGAGGTCGGCGATCCGCTCGATCCACAGCACTCCGGCCACCGCGAAGGCGACGCCGAGCGCGACACAGAGTGCCCCGGCGGCCGTGGTGGTGACGACCCGCAACGGGTCGACCCCGAGCCCGGTGCCCAGGCCGAGCCCCAGGGGCGGCATCGCGACCACCAGCAGTGCGGTTGCCCGGGCCGGGGCCACACCGGCGGCCAGCTCGCGGTCGAGCTCGCGCTCCTCCCGCGCCGCCTCGCGCACCCGCTCCAGCGTGTCCGCGAGGGGTACGCCGCACGTCTGCGACACCGCCCAGGCCCGGCCGAGCGACCCGATCGAGCCGGCACCCGGGCGGCGGCCGACCTCCAGCAGGGCGGCCGCCACATCGCCCCCGGTCGTCGCCGCCATCGCGGCGGGGCGCAGAATCGGCGCCTCACTCTCGAGTCGTTGAACGGCCAGGGCCGGAGGGATCCCGCTGCGGAGCTCGCCGACCAGACCATCGATCACCACCTGGCACTCGTCCCGGACGGCGAGGCGGGCGAGACGGGCCCGCGACCGGGCGAACCGGACGCCGGCGGCCACGGCCACCGCCGTCCCGGTCCAGGCCAGGATCGTGGGCGCTGGGGGCAGCATGGCCAGGCTGAGCGCCGAGCCGAGGCCCGCCAGCGCGACGAAGGTGCGTGGACCCGGCCGACGTCGGGCGCTCCGCTCAGTGCGCAGGCGCACCCAGGACCACGGCGGCCGCCAGACCAGCGCCGCGGCCACCGCCAGCAGCGCCCCGAGCTCCCTCACGGGTCGACGGCCCTGCCGCGGTGGACCCGCACCCGCGGTCGCACGATCAACCGGCCACGTGGGTCGGTGCCGAGGTCGGCCAGCGCGGCGACCTCACGCCGCCCGTCGCCGTGGCGGACAACGTGGACGACGGCGTCGAGTCCCGCGGCGACCTGGGCGTGGACCGCGTCGCGACTGAGCCCGGCGGCAATGCCGAGCGCCTCCATCCGGGCCGGTACGTCGTCGGGTGCGTTCGCGTGCACCGTGCCGCAGCCACCTTCGTGACCGGTGTTGAGCGCGGCCAGGAGATCGACGACCTCGGCACCGCGCACCTCGCCCACCACGATCCGGTCGGGGCGCATGCGCAGGGCCTGGCGGACGAGGTCGCGCAGGCCGACCGTGCCCGCTCCCTCGACGTTCGGCGGTCGGGCGACGAGCCCGACCACATGCGGGTGTCGCGGGCGCAGCTCGTCGGAGTCCTCGACCACCACGATCCGCTGCTCGACCGGCACGAGTCCGAGGAGGGCGGCCAGCACCGTGGTCTTCCCGGTCCCCGTGCCGCCCGTGACGAGGAAGCTGCGGCGGGTGGCGACGAGCTCGCGCAGCGCGGCGGCCATCGGCGGTGCGACGGAGCCGCCCGCCTCGAGCTCGGCCAACGTCATCGCGCGCCGTGGCGGCACGCGCAGCGAGATCACCGTGCCAGTGCGGGCCACCGGCGAGAGCACGGCGTGCAGCCGGGTGCCGTCACCGAGCCGGCCGTCGACCCACGGCGAGGCGTCGTCCAGCCGCCGTCCTGCAGTGGCGGCGAGCCGCTGGGCCAGGCGGCGCACCGTGGGCTCGTCGGCGAAGGTGACGTCGGGCCGCAGCACCAGTCCGTCGCCCGCGTCGACGTAGACCCCGTCGGCGCCGTTGACGAGGACGTCGGTGACGCCAGGCAGATCGAGCAGCGGCTGCAGCACGCCGGCACCGAGCACCTCGCTGCGGAGCTGCTCGACGATGCCGAGCACCGTGGTGGTCCCCCACAGCTGGTCCTCGGCGCGCAACGCCTCGGCCACCGAGTGCGGCGTGGGCTCGGCCCCCGATGCGGCCAGCCGTCGGCGGACCCGTTCGACCACCTCGGGACGGACGCCGCTCACCGCAGCCCGACCGTGTCGAGCACCCGGCGCGCCGCGCCCACCACGGTGCGGGCGTGGATCGGGCCGAGACCGTGCTCGAGGTCGGCCGCCAGCCGACGCGAGGTGCCGAGGTCGGCCAGCACGGGCAGACCCAGCTCCTTGCCGACGGCGGCTGCCGGCATCCCCGACGGGGCGGCGCGGGTGACGATCGCGACCGCACCCGACCATGACGCGAGCCTGTCGACGAGGGCGCGCGCCGCGACGAGGCCGCGGAGCCGGCGTGGCACGACGACCACGGTGAGCACGGATCGCGACACCAGCTCGCGACCGAGGTCGTCGAGGTGCCGGGGCACGTCGGCGACCACGACGTCGAACCCCCGCATCGCGGCACTGATCACCGGTGCGCTGCCGTGGACCGGTCGACCGGCCCGGCCGAACGACACGAGCGCGAGGCCGCGGTGCACGGGCAGGTTCTCGACGAGCTCGGCCGCACCCACGTGGCCCACCGCCCCGTCGAGGTCGTTCCAGCGCGACCCGTCGACGGCCTCGGCACCCGTGACGAGATCGAGCCCGCCTCCCATCGGGTCGCCGTCGACGAGCACCGGCCTGAGGTCGCGCCGGACCGCCAGTCCGGCGGCGGCCGCGGCCAGCGTGGACGCACCGACCCCGCCGCAGGCCCCGACCACCGCGATCGCGCACGCCTCCCCGGAGCCGTCGAGCGCGCGCACCAGGGCCCCCACGATCGCGGCGTCCTCGTCGTCGGCCAGCACGTCGCGCGCGCCCAGGTCGAGGGCGGGACGCCAGGCCTCCCTCGGATCTCCGGCGACGACGACCACCTCGTCCCGCCGCGGCAGGTCGACCGCGAGCAGCGAGTCGAGGCTGCGCGCGTCGACCAGCACGGCCGAGGCCGACCGCCACGCGCGGCGGACGTCCTGGGCCACAGCCAGGGTCTCGGGCTCGCGCCCGGCGGCCGCGCACCAACGCCGCGCACTCTCCGCGAAGGACTCGTCGTGGGTGACCACCAGGGGTGCGGCGGGAGGTTCGCGTACGTCCATGGCTCCACCCTCGTGAACCAGAAGGCGGAGCGGGAGGGGTCGCGCGGGGCCTGTGGACGGCGCGACGAGTGTGACGCAGCGTGTGGACGAATGTCCGCATCCTGCGGGTGCCACCGCCTACGCTGGAGCACATGGCGACTCCCGCGGGACGTCCCGCCGCGTTCTTCGACCTCGACAAGACCATCATCGCGAGGTCCAGCACGCTTGCCTTCAGCAAGTCCCTGTTCGCCGAGGGACTGCTCAGCCGGCGCGCCGTCCTGCGCAGCGCCTACGCCCAGCTCGTCTTCAGCACCGGCGGTGCCGACCACGACATGCTGGAGCGGATGCGCGACGAGATCAGCGCGATGGTCACCGGCTGGGACGCCGTCACCGTGCGCCAGATCGTGCGCGAGGCACTGCACGACGTGATCGAGCCGCTGGTCTACTCCGAGGCGCTCGACCTCATCGAGGAGCACCGCGAGGCGGGTCACGACGTCATCATCGTGTCGGCGTCCGGGTCCGAGATGGTCGAGCCGATCGCCGAGATGCTGGGCGCCACGCACGCGATCGCCACCCGGCTCGAGGAGATCGACGGTCGCTACTCGGGGAAGGTCCTGCACTACTCGTACGGGCCCAACAAGGTCACCGCGATGCGCGAGCTGGCCGAGCTCGAGGGGTACGACCTCGACCACAGCTTCGGCTACTCCGACTCCGAGACCGACATCCCCATGCTGGAGGCGGTCGGCCACCCGTTCGCCGTCAATCCGGACAAGGGCCTGCGCCGCCGCGCCGTCGAGGAGGGCTGGCCGATCCTGACCTTCGAGCGGCCCACGGCGCTGCGCTCGCGCCTCGTCCCCGAGACCACCACGGGCAAGGCGATGGCGCTCGGCGGGATCGCGGCCTCCGCCTCGCTGCTGGCCCTGGGGATCACGGCGGCGATCCGTCGCCGTCCTCGCGAAGCCCTGTGATCCAAAGTCCTTGTGATTCAGGTCACGGTGAGGCACGCTGGAGAGAGAATTCCAGAGCAGTCCGCATCCAGGTACCCACGCGGCGATCTCCCTTCCACAGGGCAATCGCAGACGGGACACCCGCCGTCGTTCGCGCGATGCCGGCCCCGAGGCGATGATTGACGAAGGCACGCTTGGTAGCCGAGATGCGGACTTCCACGACGGCGTCGGGCCCGCCCCGACGCCGTCGTCCTGTGCCCCGACCCGGAAGCCTCAGCGCGAGGCGAGCGGAGAGGCCTCGGCACCGCGCGTGAAGGCCTCGGCCGCGTACAGCAGCCAGCGGTGGACGCCCGTCTCCTCGGCCCCGTAGCCCGCGAGTGCCGCGAAGTAGTCGGGAGCCGCGGCCACGTGACCGGCCTCCGGCACCGTGACGGACGCGGGATCCACCCCGCGCGCGAGCATCACGAGCCGCTCGGCGGCCCGCCCCACGACGCCGTTGTGCGAGACGAACGCGCCCGCGGAGGCGATCTCGGCATGCACGAGGGCGGCCACCACGAGGGCCGGCGCCTCGGTCTTCGCGCCCAGCAGCGAGGCCAGCTGGGTCAGCCGCGCCGTCCCGGCCGGGTTCACGGGGCGGCCGAGGTCGTCGTCGGGCACCGAGCCGGCGGCGGCGAGTGCGTGCATCCGGGCCATCGCCTGCACCGGCGAGCGCTGCCACGTGGGCAGCAGGCCGAGCAGCTCGGTGGACAGCCGCACGGCCGCGCGAGCCGTGGCGTCGCCACCGCCCGAGGCGAGCTCGTCGAGCTCGCACTCGCTGCCCTCCAGCGTGGCCGTGGCCCACGCGCCGATCAGCAGGGATCGCGCGGTGTCGTCGGGCGTGCTGCGGCGCAGGCCGCGGTCACGCAGGACGGCGTCCATCCCGTCGCGAGCGGCGCGGAACGCCGACGGAACGCCCTCGAGGGACGCGGCTGCGATGAAGGGATCTGACACGCAGGCAGCGTACCCAGCACGCCTCCGGGCCCCGGGCGTGACCGGCGGTAGCCTCGGAGCGTGGACGTCATCCCCGCAGCGCGCGCGGCCAAGTGGATGGTGGGCGACCGCCTCTCCACGGTGCTGCACCTCGGGGACGGCGGCCTGGCCTACGAGCTCGCCGAGCAGGGCCACGACGTCACCGTCCTGGGCGACGACGTCGAGCAGGTGCGCAACCCCGACCTGTCGTACATCCGCTCCGGCGGCGACCGGCTGCCGCTTCGCTCGAACACCTTCGACGTCGTGATCACCCCGTTCTTCGAGGAGTCGCCCTCCGCGCTGGCCGAGTACGCGCGGGTGCTGGTCCCCGGTGGGCTGCTGTCGAGCATGAGCCGGCGCTACGACGACTCCATCCCCTGGATGCGTCGCCTGCGGGCGATCACGGGCGACCGCGACGCCCCCGAGCCGGCTGTCGACACGTTCTCGGCGTCGGGGCTGTTCGGTCCCCCCGAGGTCGAGGTGTTCAACGCCTGGGAGGAGCTCGACCTCGCCCACCTGCTGCGCTTCGCCGAGCAGACCCGGCGCCCGACCGTGCCGGAGTCGGCGCTCGGTGCGGTGCACGACCTGTGGCGCGAGTACGCGTCGGGCGCCGCGAAGCTGCGCCTGCGTCACGAGACCCGGTGCGTTCGCGCCGTCGTGGACAAGTCCGCGCTGGCCGGCGAGCCGGATCCGCCGGACGCGATCCTGCTCTCCCTGGACTGACGTGAGCCCTCTCGACGCCGGGATCGCGGTGGCGGTCGTCGCCGTGCTGGCCGGCCTGGCCCTGCTCACCCGGTGGGTGCTGCTGAGCCGGCGGCGCAGCCTGGGCTCGGCCGAGGACCGCGCCACCTACGAGACCCTGCACACCGCGGCCCTCGCTGCACCCGCGCTGCGCTCGGGACTCGACGCCGAGAGCGTGGGCCGGGCCCTGCCCCACCTGCGCCAGCTGATCGGCGCGCCGACGGTGGGCATCACCGACACCCACGGGCCCCTCGGCTGGGCCGGACGCGACGAGACCGAGCGCACCGCGAACCTCGTCGCCGTGGCCCTCAAGCACGGGCGCACGCAGGCGTCGAACCGCGTCATCGTCGCGCCGCTCTCGGTGGAGGGCAGGGTCGTCGGCAGCATCGTGGTGGTCGACGAGAGCGCCTCGGCGGGCCTCGCGCGCACCGCGACCGAGGTGGCCGGCTGGGTCTCCAGCCAGCTGGAGCTGGCCGAGCTGTCCGCGTCGCGCACGGCACTGATGGAGGCCGAGCTGCGGGCGCTGCGCGCACAGATCTCGCCCCACTTCATCTACAACTCCCTCGGCGCGATCGCCTCCTTCGTGCGCACCGACCCCGAGCGGGCCCGCGAGCTCCTGCTCGAGTTCGCCGACTTCACCCGGTACTCGTTCCGCCAGCACGGCGACTACACGACCCTCGCCGAGGAGCTGCGGTCGATCGAGCGCTACCTCGTGCTGGAGAAGGCGCGGTTCGGCGACCGCCTGCGCGTGATCACCCGGGTGGCTCCCGAGGTGCTCAGCCTGACCGTCCCCTTCCTCACGGTGCAGCCCCTCGTGGAGAACGCGGTGCGCCACGGTCTCGAGCGCAAGCCGGGCCCGGGCACGCTCACGGTGATCGCCGAGGACGCCGGCACGGAGTGTGTCATCTCGATCGAGGACGACGGCGTGGGCTCGGACCCCGAGACCGTGCGCGCCGCCCTGGCGGGGCGCACGAGCTCGCCGTCGGTGGGCCTGGCGAACGTGGACGAGCGACTGCGCACGGTCTACGGGAACGACCACGGCCTCGTCGTGGAGACGGCGCCCGGGATGGGCACGAAGGTCACGCTGCGGATCCCGAAGTTCACTCCGACCACGGTCGACTGACGATCCGTAGACTTGACCGGTGAGGTTTCTCAACGATCTGCAGCCCAGCCACGACCTGACGTACAACGACGTCTTCATGGTTCCCGGTCGATCCGACGTGGCATCGCGCTTCGACGTCGATCTGTCCACCGCCGACGGCACCGGTGCCACCCTGCCGCTCGTGGTGTCCAACATGACCGCCGTCTCGGGGCGCCGCATGGCCGAGACGGTCGCCCGCCGCGGCGGCATCGCGATCCTGCCGCAGGACATCCCCCTCGACATCGTGGCCGACACCGTCGCGCGGGTGAAGGCGGCCCACACCGTCTTCGACACCCCCGTGGTGCTGACGCCGAACATGACCGTCGGCGAGGCGCTGAGCCTCGTGCCGAAGCGCGCCCACGGTGGCGCCGTCGTGGTCGAGTCGCTGAGCGGCCCCGAGCTGAAGGTCGTCGGCGTCTTCACGCCGCACCTGGCCCACGAGATCGACCGCTTCGCCCAGGTGCGCGAGGTCATGCTGACCGACCCGTTCGTGCTGCAGGCCGACGGCGACGTGCGCGAGATGTTCAACCTGCTGTCCGAGCAGCACGTGCCCTTCGCCCCCGTCGTCGACGGCGGTGCGCTCGTGGGCGTGCTCACCCGCAAGGGCGCGCTGCGCTCCACGATCTACACCCCGGCCACCGACCCCGACGGCCGGCTCGTCGCCGGCGGGGCGATCGGCATCAACGGCGACGTCCGGGGCAAGGCCCAGGCGCTCGTCGAGGTCGGCGTCGACGTGCTCGTCGTCGACACCGCCCACGGCCACCAGGCGAAGATGTTCGACGCACTGCCGCTCGTGCGCGAGGTCCGCGACGCCCACGAGGCCGCCACGGGGCGTCGCGTGCCCATCGCCGCCGGCAACGTGGTGTCGGCCGAGGGCGCTCGCGACCTCGTCGCCGCCGGCGCCGACATCGTCAAGGTCGGCGTGGGCCCCGGCGCGATGTGCACCACCCGCATGGCCACCGGCGTCGGCCGGCCCCAGTTCTCGGCCGTCCTCGAGTGTGCCGCCGCCGTCCGGGAGCTCGGCGCGCACGTGTGGGCCGACGGCGGCGTCCGCTGGCCCCGCGACGTCGCGCTGGCGCTCGCCGCCGGGGCGGGCAGCGTGATGATCGGCTCGTGGTTCGCCGGCACGCACGAGAGTCCCGGCGACCTGAAGTTCGGCCCCGACGGCCGCGAGTACAAGGAGTCCTTCGGCATGGCCTCGTCGCGCGCGGTGGCGAACCGCACGCGCGACGCCGCCGGCTTCGAGCGCGCCCGGATGGCGCTGTTCGAGGAGGGCATCTCGACGTCCCGGATGTTCCTCGATCCCGAGGCCCCCGGCGTGGAGGACCTGATCGACCAGATCACCGCGGGCGTGCGCTCGTCGTTCACGTACGCCGGCGCCCGGACCCTTCCTGAGTTCGCCGACCGCGCCACCGTGGGCCTGCAGTCCAGCGCCGGCTACGACGAGGGCCGCCCCCTGCACGCCTCCTGGTGAGGATGCAGGGGCGCGGCCCCGCTCAGTGCGCGCCGACCGAGACGATCTCGTTCGGCACGCCCGGCAGCTCCACACTCCGGGCGACCCGGCCCGCGGCCAGGTCGATCTCGTGCACCGTCGAAGCCCCGGGCTCGGTCACCCAGGCCGTGTCGCCGTCGACGGCGAGGGTCGGGCGGGGACGCTGCCAGTCGAGCGGCTCGGTCCACGCGTCGATGACGACGATCCGGTCGGTGACCTTCCCCGTCTGGGGGTCGATCACGTGCAGGGCGCCGTCCGTGCCCAGCACGAGCGCCTCCCCCGCCGGGCCGCGGCCGAGCGACCGGAACGTGTAGCTCGTGCCGAGGTCGACCAGGCGCAGCTCGCGGGTCTCCGTGTCGATCAGGCTGATCCGCTCGGGACGCTCGAGCTCGGCGTCCGCGTCCACCTTGTAGTCACCGAGGACCACCGGCGAGGCGGGGCTGCCCGCCTGGTTGCCGATCCGGCCGTACGCGTCGGGGCTCGAGATCTTCGTGATCGTGCCGTGGTCGACCACGACCACGCCGTCCTCGCAGCCGACCACGGCGCGGCCGTCCGCGGCCGTCGCCTCGCCGTGGACGCCGGGGCAGTCGTCCGTGCGCGCCTGCTCCGAGCCGTCGACGCCCTCGCGCAGGACGACCGTCGAGCGGCTGTCCGCGGTGCCCTCGGTGTGCATGAGGTCGCCGCCCAGGTTCACCGCCACGCCGTGGTGCGGGTCGGGCGTCTCGGTGGTCTCGAGCACCTTCGTCGGGTCCTGCGAGTCGAGCACCCGGATCGAGCCGTCGCCGTCCCCGAAGAGCACCGTCCGGCCGTCGCTGACCGTGACGTGGCCGGGCTCGGCGGCCTCGAACGTCTCGCCGAACGTCGGATCTCCCGTCACGC
This genomic interval from Aeromicrobium choanae contains the following:
- a CDS encoding type II secretion system F family protein, which produces MTAGLLVAGALLLVWPGPARRRRRRLRRDATPRRLDRAVLVAACVPVAGWILFGAVGLLAGVAVAPLVRRHVGRWESSRESRHRVLLVRGAPLALDLVAAVLAAGRSPHEAVLSVARQTPGPVGHELSALAHRVRLAADPATAWRSLDGDVLEPVGRAFARAEASGAAVVPLIRDAAEDLRRADRAQRREAVGRVGVRTTLPMGLCLLPAFVLVGVAPTVLAVLGSVRF
- a CDS encoding type II secretion system F family protein, with amino-acid sequence MRELGALLAVAAALVWRPPWSWVRLRTERSARRRPGPRTFVALAGLGSALSLAMLPPAPTILAWTGTAVAVAAGVRFARSRARLARLAVRDECQVVIDGLVGELRSGIPPALAVQRLESEAPILRPAAMAATTGGDVAAALLEVGRRPGAGSIGSLGRAWAVSQTCGVPLADTLERVREAAREERELDRELAAGVAPARATALLVVAMPPLGLGLGTGLGVDPLRVVTTTAAGALCVALGVAFAVAGVLWIERIADLLEAGG
- a CDS encoding TadA family conjugal transfer-associated ATPase, which gives rise to MSGVRPEVVERVRRRLAASGAEPTPHSVAEALRAEDQLWGTTTVLGIVEQLRSEVLGAGVLQPLLDLPGVTDVLVNGADGVYVDAGDGLVLRPDVTFADEPTVRRLAQRLAATAGRRLDDASPWVDGRLGDGTRLHAVLSPVARTGTVISLRVPPRRAMTLAELEAGGSVAPPMAAALRELVATRRSFLVTGGTGTGKTTVLAALLGLVPVEQRIVVVEDSDELRPRHPHVVGLVARPPNVEGAGTVGLRDLVRQALRMRPDRIVVGEVRGAEVVDLLAALNTGHEGGCGTVHANAPDDVPARMEALGIAAGLSRDAVHAQVAAGLDAVVHVVRHGDGRREVAALADLGTDPRGRLIVRPRVRVHRGRAVDP
- the ssd gene encoding septum site-determining protein Ssd, giving the protein MDVREPPAAPLVVTHDESFAESARRWCAAAGREPETLAVAQDVRRAWRSASAVLVDARSLDSLLAVDLPRRDEVVVVAGDPREAWRPALDLGARDVLADDEDAAIVGALVRALDGSGEACAIAVVGACGGVGASTLAAAAAGLAVRRDLRPVLVDGDPMGGGLDLVTGAEAVDGSRWNDLDGAVGHVGAAELVENLPVHRGLALVSFGRAGRPVHGSAPVISAAMRGFDVVVADVPRHLDDLGRELVSRSVLTVVVVPRRLRGLVAARALVDRLASWSGAVAIVTRAAPSGMPAAAVGKELGLPVLADLGTSRRLAADLEHGLGPIHARTVVGAARRVLDTVGLR
- a CDS encoding HAD family hydrolase, which codes for MATPAGRPAAFFDLDKTIIARSSTLAFSKSLFAEGLLSRRAVLRSAYAQLVFSTGGADHDMLERMRDEISAMVTGWDAVTVRQIVREALHDVIEPLVYSEALDLIEEHREAGHDVIIVSASGSEMVEPIAEMLGATHAIATRLEEIDGRYSGKVLHYSYGPNKVTAMRELAELEGYDLDHSFGYSDSETDIPMLEAVGHPFAVNPDKGLRRRAVEEGWPILTFERPTALRSRLVPETTTGKAMALGGIAASASLLALGITAAIRRRPREAL
- a CDS encoding Fic family protein, which encodes MSDPFIAAASLEGVPSAFRAARDGMDAVLRDRGLRRSTPDDTARSLLIGAWATATLEGSECELDELASGGGDATARAAVRLSTELLGLLPTWQRSPVQAMARMHALAAAGSVPDDDLGRPVNPAGTARLTQLASLLGAKTEAPALVVAALVHAEIASAGAFVSHNGVVGRAAERLVMLARGVDPASVTVPEAGHVAAAPDYFAALAGYGAEETGVHRWLLYAAEAFTRGAEASPLASR
- a CDS encoding methyltransferase domain-containing protein — translated: MDVIPAARAAKWMVGDRLSTVLHLGDGGLAYELAEQGHDVTVLGDDVEQVRNPDLSYIRSGGDRLPLRSNTFDVVITPFFEESPSALAEYARVLVPGGLLSSMSRRYDDSIPWMRRLRAITGDRDAPEPAVDTFSASGLFGPPEVEVFNAWEELDLAHLLRFAEQTRRPTVPESALGAVHDLWREYASGAAKLRLRHETRCVRAVVDKSALAGEPDPPDAILLSLD
- a CDS encoding sensor histidine kinase, which codes for MSPLDAGIAVAVVAVLAGLALLTRWVLLSRRRSLGSAEDRATYETLHTAALAAPALRSGLDAESVGRALPHLRQLIGAPTVGITDTHGPLGWAGRDETERTANLVAVALKHGRTQASNRVIVAPLSVEGRVVGSIVVVDESASAGLARTATEVAGWVSSQLELAELSASRTALMEAELRALRAQISPHFIYNSLGAIASFVRTDPERARELLLEFADFTRYSFRQHGDYTTLAEELRSIERYLVLEKARFGDRLRVITRVAPEVLSLTVPFLTVQPLVENAVRHGLERKPGPGTLTVIAEDAGTECVISIEDDGVGSDPETVRAALAGRTSSPSVGLANVDERLRTVYGNDHGLVVETAPGMGTKVTLRIPKFTPTTVD
- a CDS encoding GuaB1 family IMP dehydrogenase-related protein, whose amino-acid sequence is MRFLNDLQPSHDLTYNDVFMVPGRSDVASRFDVDLSTADGTGATLPLVVSNMTAVSGRRMAETVARRGGIAILPQDIPLDIVADTVARVKAAHTVFDTPVVLTPNMTVGEALSLVPKRAHGGAVVVESLSGPELKVVGVFTPHLAHEIDRFAQVREVMLTDPFVLQADGDVREMFNLLSEQHVPFAPVVDGGALVGVLTRKGALRSTIYTPATDPDGRLVAGGAIGINGDVRGKAQALVEVGVDVLVVDTAHGHQAKMFDALPLVREVRDAHEAATGRRVPIAAGNVVSAEGARDLVAAGADIVKVGVGPGAMCTTRMATGVGRPQFSAVLECAAAVRELGAHVWADGGVRWPRDVALALAAGAGSVMIGSWFAGTHESPGDLKFGPDGREYKESFGMASSRAVANRTRDAAGFERARMALFEEGISTSRMFLDPEAPGVEDLIDQITAGVRSSFTYAGARTLPEFADRATVGLQSSAGYDEGRPLHASW